AAACAAAGCTTAAAACTCTCAAACTCAGTTTTCTCCTCAACCAAAGCCAGAAACAATGTCTCTTCTTTGAActctaaatcaaaatttatttcaatgatttttcttttttttttcttttcagttttctttataattgatattttgatttgtttgttgCAGCAGTTGATTCAGTTTTCGGCCGatgggaaaaaaaaacaagtgagtgtttgaatgaatgtttataattttgagGAATTTCGGTTTTTGATCGAgattggaagaaaaaaaaatgagggTGAAGGAAATGCATCCGCTATGTTGTATATCGTTGGAGAGTCTCGGCATCGGCGACCAATCACCGGAGGTTACGTTGACTCGAACCAGGAGCATGCCGGCGAAGGCTTTATTTGGATCTGAAACAGGCAATGCGGGGAGGTTAATGGCGGGAGGATCCGAAGGCACCGTTGCTGGAATTCTCTACAAGTGGACAAATTATGGCAAAGGATGGAGATCTAGGTGGTTTTTGCTTCGTAATGGAATGTTATCTTACTCGAAAACTCGCCGGCCGGAGACTCTAAACCTCCCCTCTCCGGACGACGTCAGATTGATCGGTGATATCTCAACCAATCGGCTTTCGAGGATCGACAGTTGTAGCGGTAGACGGAAGAATCAGAAAACCGTTGGCATTGTTCATTTAAAGGTATATGATATATACAtcagaaaatcaaaataaaaattcgaaACGTCCATccaaaacaacaaaagaaaagataattgaACAAACAGATGATCAGACTGATCCATTTTGGCGGTAATATATTTTCGAGAAATAATTCCtactttattttgattcaaaacaTGAAGCAAGTATTGccaattatgtcattttacacTAGTTTTACTGACCGTGAAACTTTTCatctaaaaaacaaaacaaaattatcagTGAAAAATAGACATTGATATCTGAGCTGAAGCAACAAAAAGGAGAAATTGAAGGGCAAGAACCGTAAGTTTCTTGCATTGTTCGGCATGTAATGTACTGTTTGATCTGTAAAAGGGTCCTCAAATCTATAAACTCTCGTTTTCTCCCTCCCtttttgttttgtgatttgcGATTTTCATATTTAACTTGGGGGGAAAAGTaagataaaatagaaaaaaaagttatattttaatatatatttaccgTTTTAACTGGTTGTTTATGTTGAGTGGGTCACATCAGCAGGTGGGTTTGGAGAGCTGTGATAGTGTATGCTTTTAGGTCTAGCAATTAAGCTCTGGTCAGTCGTCAttgtttaaattgatatttgaatAGATGATCGAAGTTTTTTAAAGTCATCAACATCCATTCAAACTACTTGAAATCTGATATTATTTCCTCCTCCCCCCGGTTTTTCCTTTTGATCTTTTtgcctctctttttctttctcttcccacgttttatcatatatattcttTGCCTTCGGTTGCCAGCTACTGTAGTTCTGGCCTTTTGGGTCTCAAAGTACTGTTCTTTTTTCACTAAGGTGATGGTGAAAGAAATGACGAGACTTCAAATGATCTGATAAAGTTAATCAATTTACATTAACAGAGAccatgtaaaataaaagatgaggATAGCATGGAGTACTTCTCCGAAATATCGAAGTGGGTGTTGTTTGTAGTCGTCCTTAGTTTGAGTTTTGTATTGTTTGTCTTGTAATAAAGAGGtaacttcttttttctttattaatttttacatgGTCTTCTTTAGTTTGTAGGCATTGAAATAAACAATGAAGAAagttggggggggggggtatGAGACTAGTTGGTGGGCTTTCCTCGTTAAATTGTATAGAATTTTATGGTGAACACTGTTTAGAAACACGTGAAAACTGAAGGTACATAATAGCATTTCTTTCTCTTGATTTTAAGATATTCTCCTGTGCACAAGTAGATCGAAATGGTGATTCATTGTCTTTGTTTTATGTCCCTTGACAGTTGTAATGCTTAAAAGGTCGAAATTGGCATCGGCTTTTGTgatgaaatttggttttgtttttatttcttctggggtttttttgtttatttgttgcTAAAACAATTTTCTCCCATTATTAGAGACTTAAAAAGTCTGGTTATTTTGTGCAATCATCTGGTGTTTGATGGTAAATGGGGTTCGGTTCCTGCTGAGGTTTCACCTTCTCAGGTATCTCTTCTTAGAACAATTTCAGCAATTAAACTACCTATCTTGGCGAGGGGCTCAAGGCTTTAGTTTTGAGCCTTTCAACTGGCATTTTTTGAATTGACagaatttattctttttcttcttcttcttctttttttaaattttggaaaacGACTTTTATAATGTATCATTCGTGTATTTCTTTTGTgaatttgcttttgttttgttcaAACTGTGAGTTTGTTTTATGTGATCATGAAATGAGGCATATAATATCTTGGCATTCTATGTGACCTTACCACAGTAATGGACTTACATAACTCATGGGGGTGTTATTTGAATTCTTGTAGCAGATTTCATCATTCCGTGAGAGCAAATCTGATGATAGACGTTTTTACATTTTCACTGCTACGAAGACCCTTCATTTGAGAACTGATTCAAAGAGAGATCGGGTTGCTTGGATTCAAGCTTTGGTATCAACCGGGAGCCTCCTTCCGCTGAGACCATTAAACGATAATATCTCCCTCGTACCCCATGATTTGTCTATATCAACTGATAGGCTCAAGAAACGTTTGCATGAGGAGGGAATCAATGATGACCTTGTGAAGGATTGCGAGCAGATTATGCTTTCAGAGTTCTCGGAGATACAAGGGCAACTTAAAGTTCTATGTGAAGAAAGATCTAATTTTCTGGACACAATAAGGCAGTTGGAGGTAATTTCAGCTTGATTTTTagttattggttttttttttttttctgaggGGGAGGAAGGCGGGGGGCGGGGGGCGGACTTAAATAGTTTGGTgagctaaaataaatttactggATTAGATTGCAGATCAACTTAGTTAGACTTGGACCAGTATCAAGTTCGacttaatgaaattaaaatgataaaaatgtgCTTGTATTTTATGGTATTTTGTACGAAGAGAGGGTCCCCTCAGCAGCCTCAGGTTGGTAATTAGCTCATCTGGTGAATTCAAAGTgaatagttattttaatttatggatAAACATATACTGTGACAAATGAGAGTATGGAGGTCAAGTAAAAATAGTACcaataatcttttatatatgatatgatGAGAACTATCCTTGATTATGTTGATGGCTACTGGAAATGAATACCAGTGATTTTGGTCAACAGTAAAACAAACGTATTCTGTTATTTGATGCATTAGAGCTGATGGGTTTTCTCCAGGCTATACAAGTGAAGATTGCTAATGGAGGGTAATTAGTTTAGTGATATCTGGTTCTGCTTTTGCAATTGTTTCTCACTATTGTATGTTCTATTGAAAGTTTGGATTTGGAGTATAATTTCTAGAATTTGTATGCTATAAAATTTACCGAGTTTCCATCTTTTCTAATCAAAGTTGTTTTCATGCAGCATGTGTTGTTCTGGTATGTTTGGTTTATTGCATTTTGTAACATCATAATAATGTATTTCCATTGCACTTCTAATCTCCCTATTTGTAGAAGGACTATAGGAACTTACCTTAAATCCTTGGTGTAAATGGAATCCCTAGTGGATCAATAAAACTCCAATACTCAGATAGTCAGATTGGTGGGATTGCTAAACTGCGTGTTTGAATTGTCTCATCTTTTAAAGTGCTGTCTTTATTATTGTTCATTTTAGTCATCTGTCTGTTAAgttgattcttttataaaattgcaAGATACCACATCATTTCTTAATGATTTATCGAAAGCATTATGGTGCTAAGCTTTATCGTTTCTGTTGCACTGATAagtttcttattattattattattattattattattttttggcaTGTTCAGGCATATAATATCGAATCTGAAACCTCTGGATTTCATGGAGACTACCAGTTGACGAAGCATGAATGTTCCAGTTTGGGGCGTGGAAATAGTGGTACATGCCCCATTTGTGACTTTGgttccatctttcttcatgCATGAATGTCTGACTCATATGTTTTGCTTGTTAAAATTAGAAATTGTTAGCAAAGGAAGGTAGTCTTTGTTGTTTCGTACAGACCTGTTGTTATATCCACTGGCACTTCATGCATAAACTGATTTCATGTAGTTTTAGATGCGCATTCTTGAGTGAGAAATTCTCATTATCCTAAGTTTCAACTGCAATTTCCTGTCTTCTACTTATTTGCCATCATCATTCTCattatatttaacttaaatgCAAGTTTGCTCAGAAATGCTGTGATAAGTATCTTATTATTAAGCTCTGTTTTTGGTTACTAATTCTTGTTCTGTTCTCTTTTACCCTAACTCTTGTTTGGGTTCTCAGAATGCAGCACAACCGAATCGTCTGATGATATTGAGAAACAAGAGCTTGAGGAAGTTTCTTATGAAGAAGGAACCTTGTTCTTTGATACAAAGGAGTATTTTACTGAACCTGCTGTTAGTTGTGGATCTGTCAGAGGGGCAATGGATCATGCAGATGATCTCGAAGAAACTGAAAAACAATTGGATAATGTGGAAAAGATTCATTCTGATAAAGAAGATTGTGATTCCAGATATCCTCATATTGAGAGACGAAAAAAACTTCCTGATCCAGTTGAAGAAGTGAAAGGGGTTAGCCTTTGGTCTATGATCAAAGACAATGTGGGAAAGGATCTCACACGAGTATGTCTCCCTGTTTACTTTAATGAACCAATATCATCCCTTCAGAAATGTTTTGAGGACCTAGAATATTCATATCTTTTGGACCGAGCATACAAGTACGGAAAAGAAGTATGTTATTCATACTCTTCATCTTTAATATTTTGTGTTTCTCTTGATAAATATACTAGTTATCTCTGggtataacaaaattttatcaagttgTCAAACAATTTGCAACAGGGGGGACATCGAGAATTTGAGAAATTGCTGTTCTGTCTAGAGTGAAGTTTGAGAAATCTCACCCCCTCAAACATCTTCTGTCCCaaaattttttgaactttttgcAATGCTTTTTAAGGCTCTGTAAACATGAGTAGATGCCCTTGCTTTATACTAGTTCAATCTGATTGTCTGCTTTATCCGGGTTTTCTGTTACATTCTCAGGGTAACAGTCTCCAACGAATTCTTAACGTTGCTGCATTTGCTGTTTCTGGGTATGCTTCCTCTGAAGGCCGACACTGTAAGCCCTTCAATCCATTACTAGGAGAAACTTATGAAGCAGACTATCCTGACAAAGGAGTTCGTTTTTTCTCTGAGAAGGTCAGCATTCCAGATCTATCAATGACTTGACTTCATATTAAGAAATATGCATCTTTATATTGAAACTAGAATCGACAAGTTATGAATTTTTGTCATTATTTTGAGTAAGCCGAGTGCTTTTGACTTTTCAGTTGCTAGGGGAGTCAATTAAATGGTTTACTTTTGCATACCCTTTGCTAATACACACACATATGTATATTTCTTTAAATGAGGAAATCactttcatcattttcttcttcaatacgGACAATCAAGATGTAGGGAATTATTGACATAATAGTGTCTTGAATAATATTTTGGACCTGTTAtctggaaaatgaaattctgtGGAGAGTTCTAGGAAGGAAACTTTCATGTTCAAGCAATTATAGCCTTGACATTCTCAAAACAGTGAAAAGAAACACTACAAAAGTGTTTTTTGAGAACTTAGGAAGGAAACTTAAATTATGTTACTTCTGTAGGCCCTTTAGAGTATTTACCTTCCTAAGTAGTTGCTTTTATTTATCTGGATGTGAAAGCAAATATTGTGCTTCAGTTCCGCAGCAAGTATGACTTACCTCCTCAAGTTTTATAGGTTAGTCACCACCCAACCCTTATTGCCTGTCATTGTGAAGGAAAAGGGTGGAAATTCTGGGGCGACAGTAACCTCCGCACAAAGTTTTGGGGACGTTCAATTCAGCTTGACCCTGTTGGAGTTCTGACCCTAGAGTTTGATGATGGTGAAATATTTCAGTGGAGCAAGGTGTGCACTATTGGGCTTTGTGTTTACTGGATGTTCCATTTAGGTGTTTCTGTATGCTAGCTTTCATTTCTGTTTGTGTGGTATGAATTGTTTGAACTTATTCTCTGCAGGTAACAACTAGTATTTATAATCTTATCCTTGGTAAAGTGTATTGCGATCACCATGGTTTGATGCACATTCACGGGAATCGCCTGTATTCATGCAAACTCAAATTCAAAGAGCAATCTATTCTTGACCGAAACCCTCACCAGGTTAGTTTCAATCTAATTGTGTTATCCCCCTTGATTGCTTCATACTTATAGTAGTTTATCTTCTGTgttttaaaagatttatttatttagtattttttttatcctGGCCTTCATTTACTTAGGTCCATGGGTTTGTTGAAGATCTTTTGGGTAAAAAAGTTGCAACATTAATTGGCAAATGGGATGACAGCATGTATTATATCAACGGTGATGGGAGTGGCAGGCCACAGGACTGCAGCCCTTCATCAAGTGCCACCTTACTATGGAAGAGGAACAAGCCACCGCCTAATCTGACTCGCTACAACTTAACATCATTTGCAATTACACTAAATGAACTAACGCCTGGACTACAGGTAGAGATGATGTGTTGCATCAGTTTCTCATAagcaatttctttttttctcttatgGCTATCTAATTGTTTTCTATAGCTTTGTCTGATCTCGGGTATTTGATCACGGATTAAGGAGAACCTTCCACCTACGGATTCAAGGCTTCGACCAGACCAACGTCATTTGGAGAATGGGGAATATGATAGAGCAAATTCAGAGAAACAACGACTAGAGAGGAGGCAGAGAATGGTATGTTTCCACTTCCTTGATTTTCATTTATCCAAGCTCATGCATTCGTTTGCTAACTAGGATGCCTCATAAATGGATTGTTGCCTCCAGAAAAACCTactatgttttgttttatgcaTCTTGGTTTGCAAATCTTTCGTTCATTtgcattttcattcaaatttatttacatttgaTTTAGATAAATGACCTATATTATGAAGGAAGGGTTTGATTCCAAGTGAAGGTTAACTCAATTGATTTTTAACTCCACAGTACCGTATAATTCAAGACTGGGAAGTAAAAATTGGCATTGATGCCTTGTTTTGTAATTGAAACTTGTGATCCAAGTGGTGATGTGTGAGATGTCAATTTCAGTACTGTAGATTCAAACAAACAATTATTTTGGGCAGTAGTTATTAGTTTGTACAAAGTTCATGGGAAAATCCTATTAATTTACAGGGAAAATTGACAACATTACCCCACCTTCTGGACATGTCTGCACTAGCCATTGAATGATTTTCGAAACTGTGGCCTGAATATATCGCTGTAGTAACGTACTGTTAGATTCTATGTTAAAAGATATTggcaaaattttctatttctaggtaggtcttgatctatattatTGCTTTTACTCCTTGCTATTCACGCTGCCCGTGGTCCAACACAGTCGAGAAAACTACAAGAAAATGGGTGGAAGCCTAGATGGTTTCAGAGAGACAGTGAA
The window above is part of the Gossypium raimondii isolate GPD5lz chromosome 9, ASM2569854v1, whole genome shotgun sequence genome. Proteins encoded here:
- the LOC105800270 gene encoding oxysterol-binding protein-related protein 2A isoform X2; translation: MRVKEMHPLCCISLESLGIGDQSPEVTLTRTRSMPAKALFGSETGNAGRLMAGGSEGTVAGILYKWTNYGKGWRSRWFLLRNGMLSYSKTRRPETLNLPSPDDVRLIGDISTNRLSRIDSCSGRRKNQKTVGIVHLKQISSFRESKSDDRRFYIFTATKTLHLRTDSKRDRVAWIQALVSTGSLLPLRPLNDNISLVPHDLSISTDRLKKRLHEEGINDDLVKDCEQIMLSEFSEIQGQLKVLCEERSNFLDTIRQLEAYNIESETSGFHGDYQLTKHECSSLGRGNSECSTTESSDDIEKQELEEVSYEEGTLFFDTKEYFTEPAVSCGSVRGAMDHADDLEETEKQLDNVEKIHSDKEDCDSRYPHIERRKKLPDPVEEVKGVSLWSMIKDNVGKDLTRVCLPVYFNEPISSLQKCFEDLEYSYLLDRAYKYGKEGNSLQRILNVAAFAVSGYASSEGRHCKPFNPLLGETYEADYPDKGVRFFSEKVSHHPTLIACHCEGKGWKFWGDSNLRTKFWGRSIQLDPVGVLTLEFDDGEIFQWSKVTTSIYNLILGKVYCDHHGLMHIHGNRLYSCKLKFKEQSILDRNPHQVHGFVEDLLGKKVATLIGKWDDSMYYINGDGSGRPQDCSPSSSATLLWKRNKPPPNLTRYNLTSFAITLNELTPGLQENLPPTDSRLRPDQRHLENGEYDRANSEKQRLERRQRMVGLDLYYCFYSLLFTLPVVQHSRENYKKMGGSLDGFRETVKMGPSAMWVVIGNQENKRNGMAARIYLVNSTRLSIPPNKADFTFSLESANLGNNHGAN
- the LOC105800270 gene encoding oxysterol-binding protein-related protein 2A isoform X3 — protein: MRVKEMHPLCCISLESLGIGDQSPEVTLTRTRSMPAKALFGSETGNAGRLMAGGSEGTVAGILYKWTNYGKGWRSRWFLLRNGMLSYSKTRRPETLNLPSPDDVRLIGDISTNRLSRIDSCSGRRKNQKTVGIVHLKISSFRESKSDDRRFYIFTATKTLHLRTDSKRDRVAWIQALVSTGSLLPLRPLNDNISLVPHDLSISTDRLKKRLHEEGINDDLVKDCEQIMLSEFSEIQGQLKVLCEERSNFLDTIRQLEAYNIESETSGFHGDYQLTKHECSSLGRGNSECSTTESSDDIEKQELEEVSYEEGTLFFDTKEYFTEPAVSCGSVRGAMDHADDLEETEKQLDNVEKIHSDKEDCDSRYPHIERRKKLPDPVEEVKGVSLWSMIKDNVGKDLTRVCLPVYFNEPISSLQKCFEDLEYSYLLDRAYKYGKEGNSLQRILNVAAFAVSGYASSEGRHCKPFNPLLGETYEADYPDKGVRFFSEKVSHHPTLIACHCEGKGWKFWGDSNLRTKFWGRSIQLDPVGVLTLEFDDGEIFQWSKVTTSIYNLILGKVYCDHHGLMHIHGNRLYSCKLKFKEQSILDRNPHQVHGFVEDLLGKKVATLIGKWDDSMYYINGDGSGRPQDCSPSSSATLLWKRNKPPPNLTRYNLTSFAITLNELTPGLQENLPPTDSRLRPDQRHLENGEYDRANSEKQRLERRQRMVGLDLYYCFYSLLFTLPVVQHSRENYKKMGGSLDGFRETVKMGPSAMWVVIGNQENKRNGMAARIYLVNSTRLSIPPNKADFTFRIGKSWEQSRSKLRR
- the LOC105800270 gene encoding oxysterol-binding protein-related protein 2A isoform X4, producing the protein MRVKEMHPLCCISLESLGIGDQSPEVTLTRTRSMPAKALFGSETGNAGRLMAGGSEGTVAGILYKWTNYGKGWRSRWFLLRNGMLSYSKTRRPETLNLPSPDDVRLIGDISTNRLSRIDSCSGRRKNQKTVGIVHLKQISSFRESKSDDRRFYIFTATKTLHLRTDSKRDRVAWIQALVSTGSLLPLRPLNDNISLVPHDLSISTDRLKKRLHEEGINDDLVKDCEQIMLSEFSEIQGQLKVLCEERSNFLDTIRQLEAYNIESETSGFHGDYQLTKHECSSLGRGNSECSTTESSDDIEKQELEEVSYEEGTLFFDTKEYFTEPAVSCGSVRGAMDHADDLEETEKQLDNVEKIHSDKEDCDSRYPHIERRKKLPDPVEEVKGVSLWSMIKDNVGKDLTRVCLPVYFNEPISSLQKCFEDLEYSYLLDRAYKYGKEGNSLQRILNVAAFAVSGYASSEGRHCKPFNPLLGETYEADYPDKGVRFFSEKVSHHPTLIACHCEGKGWKFWGDSNLRTKFWGRSIQLDPVGVLTLEFDDGEIFQWSKVTTSIYNLILGKVYCDHHGLMHIHGNRLYSCKLKFKEQSILDRNPHQVHGFVEDLLGKKVATLIGKWDDSMYYINGDGSGRPQDCSPSSSATLLWKRNKPPPNLTRYNLTSFAITLNELTPGLQENLPPTDSRLRPDQRHLENGEYDRANSEKQRLERRQRMSRKLQENGWKPRWFQRDSENGSFRYVGGYWESREQAKWDGCPNIFGEFNEVVDSSEQG
- the LOC105800270 gene encoding oxysterol-binding protein-related protein 2A isoform X5 → MRVKEMHPLCCISLESLGIGDQSPEVTLTRTRSMPAKALFGSETGNAGRLMAGGSEGTVAGILYKWTNYGKGWRSRWFLLRNGMLSYSKTRRPETLNLPSPDDVRLIGDISTNRLSRIDSCSGRRKNQKTVGIVHLKISSFRESKSDDRRFYIFTATKTLHLRTDSKRDRVAWIQALVSTGSLLPLRPLNDNISLVPHDLSISTDRLKKRLHEEGINDDLVKDCEQIMLSEFSEIQGQLKVLCEERSNFLDTIRQLEAYNIESETSGFHGDYQLTKHECSSLGRGNSECSTTESSDDIEKQELEEVSYEEGTLFFDTKEYFTEPAVSCGSVRGAMDHADDLEETEKQLDNVEKIHSDKEDCDSRYPHIERRKKLPDPVEEVKGVSLWSMIKDNVGKDLTRVCLPVYFNEPISSLQKCFEDLEYSYLLDRAYKYGKEGNSLQRILNVAAFAVSGYASSEGRHCKPFNPLLGETYEADYPDKGVRFFSEKVSHHPTLIACHCEGKGWKFWGDSNLRTKFWGRSIQLDPVGVLTLEFDDGEIFQWSKVTTSIYNLILGKVYCDHHGLMHIHGNRLYSCKLKFKEQSILDRNPHQVHGFVEDLLGKKVATLIGKWDDSMYYINGDGSGRPQDCSPSSSATLLWKRNKPPPNLTRYNLTSFAITLNELTPGLQENLPPTDSRLRPDQRHLENGEYDRANSEKQRLERRQRMSRKLQENGWKPRWFQRDSENGSFRYVGGYWESREQAKWDGCPNIFGEFNEVVDSSEQG
- the LOC105800270 gene encoding oxysterol-binding protein-related protein 2A isoform X1; its protein translation is MRVKEMHPLCCISLESLGIGDQSPEVTLTRTRSMPAKALFGSETGNAGRLMAGGSEGTVAGILYKWTNYGKGWRSRWFLLRNGMLSYSKTRRPETLNLPSPDDVRLIGDISTNRLSRIDSCSGRRKNQKTVGIVHLKQISSFRESKSDDRRFYIFTATKTLHLRTDSKRDRVAWIQALVSTGSLLPLRPLNDNISLVPHDLSISTDRLKKRLHEEGINDDLVKDCEQIMLSEFSEIQGQLKVLCEERSNFLDTIRQLEAYNIESETSGFHGDYQLTKHECSSLGRGNSECSTTESSDDIEKQELEEVSYEEGTLFFDTKEYFTEPAVSCGSVRGAMDHADDLEETEKQLDNVEKIHSDKEDCDSRYPHIERRKKLPDPVEEVKGVSLWSMIKDNVGKDLTRVCLPVYFNEPISSLQKCFEDLEYSYLLDRAYKYGKEGNSLQRILNVAAFAVSGYASSEGRHCKPFNPLLGETYEADYPDKGVRFFSEKVSHHPTLIACHCEGKGWKFWGDSNLRTKFWGRSIQLDPVGVLTLEFDDGEIFQWSKVTTSIYNLILGKVYCDHHGLMHIHGNRLYSCKLKFKEQSILDRNPHQVHGFVEDLLGKKVATLIGKWDDSMYYINGDGSGRPQDCSPSSSATLLWKRNKPPPNLTRYNLTSFAITLNELTPGLQENLPPTDSRLRPDQRHLENGEYDRANSEKQRLERRQRMVGLDLYYCFYSLLFTLPVVQHSRENYKKMGGSLDGFRETVKMGPSAMWVVIGNQENKRNGMAARIYLVNSTRLSIPPNKADFTFRIGKSWEQSRSKLRR